AGGTGTTTCCGTCGAGCGGCGACTTCACCGAACCGCTAAAGAACGGAATCGTATTGCCATACGCTTCTTGCCGTTTGAGGTCGGCGAGATCGATGGCGTGCGCAAACGGCAAGGTGGCATATTTCGGCGCCCAATGATACGCGTCGGCGAGACTGCGGTCACCGGCGGTGCGCACAATTTGATTCGTTGTTGAGGTTTGCCCGGGCATCGACCCGGTTTGACCGCCACAGGCGGTCAACATTGCGGCGACAGCTAAAACCGCCGCCGTCTTGCTGTAAGTAAACAAGAGAGTCCTCCAGTTTCCAAAAAACGGCTATACCACGCCCCCATCGGGCAGACCTATTGGCAAGGCCATAAACGGGTGGTACGTGAACTCTTGGGCGATGAATTTGCCGACTCGGTCCGTCCTTTTTATCCTCACCATCGCCCTCGTCGCTGCGACAGCGCCGGCACCGCCTCCGCCGCCCGCCGTGCGCAATGTGACGACCGTGTATTACGGCGTCTCCGTGCCCGACCCGTACCGCTATTTCGAGGATTCAAAGGATCCGGGACTGGCCAACTACTTTCGCGAGCAGAGCAGCTACACGCGACAAATTCTCGACGCATTGCCGGGCCGAGAGGCGCTAGCCAAACGAATCGCCCAACTCGACAACGGCAATGAGAGCCTCGACACCGTGCGGATCGTCGGCTCGTATTACTTTTACCTCAAACGCGCGGCAGGAGCGAACACCACGAAGCTCTACCGCCGGCGCATTGCCGGTGGCCCGGAACGTCTGGTATTCGATCCGGATACCTTTGCGCGCTCGCCGATGCAACACTACACGTTCGATTACTACTCCATATCGCCCGACGGCCGTTATGCCGCGATCGGGACCGCCGAAGGCGGTTCGGAGAACACCGTATTGCACGTGGTCGACGTGCGCGACGGACGCTTGCTGTCGGACGTCATCGAGCGCGCCGTTTATTTAGATCCGCAGTGGCTCAGCGATTCGCGCTCGTTCTATTATTTTCGAACCCCGGATCTCGGCCCCAATGCGCCGCAAAGCGCGCGCGACACCCAAGGAGTGGTTCGACTGCACGTACTGGGTCGCAGCCCGGATCTCGATCCGGCGATTTTCGGCTACGGCTTGTCGGCGGCGATTCCGTTCGCCCCCGAAGATGCAGCGATCGTCAACGTGTCGCCCAGGACGACTTGGGCGGTTGCCGCGATCTATCACGGCGTGCAGAACGAAATTGCGCTCTATGCGGCGCCCGCCTCGCAGGCCATCAACGGCCACGCACCTTGGCGCAAAATAGTCGGTTACGAAGATGACGTCACGGCTTTCGAAGTCGTCAACAACACGCTCTATTTGAGCTCGCATCTGAATGCTTCCCGTCACCGCATCCTGGCCGTGGACTTGCGTAACCCGTCGCTCGCAAATGCTCGTGAGGCGGTCGCCCAAAGCCGAAGCGTCATCGAAGCGCTCAGCCTCGCGGCCGACGGGATCTATCTTCAAGACCTCGACGGCGGAATCTCCAAACTGCGACGCCTTGCGATTAATTCCGATGGCACGCCGGGAAAGATCACCGATATCGCTTTACCGTTTGCCGGAACGATTTCGGAGACCGCGACGGATCCGCTGCGAGCCGGTGCGACGTTCGACATGCAGTCGTGGACGAAATCCCCGTTGTGGTATCGCGTTTCAAGCACCAATTCGGTGAGCGACACGGGCCTTCGCAAGAAATCAGCGGTCGACTATTCCGGAATCATGGCCCGGGAAGTCTTTGCCCAGAGTTCGGACGGGACAAAGGTGCCGCTCTCGATCGTCATGCGCGCCAATACCGCGCTCGACGGTACAAATCGGGCGCTCGTAGACGGTTACGGTGCGTACGGAATTTCGATCTCGCCGGCATTCAGCCCGACGCGCCTGGCCTGGCTGGAGCGCGGCGGCATTTTCGCCGAGTGCCACGTTCGCGGCGGCGGCGAGTTTGGTGAAGACTGGCACTTTGCGGCGCATATCGCCACCAAGCAGCGAACCATTGACGATTTCATCGCGTGCGCACGCTATCTTCTGGATAACCGATACACGACGTCGGCGCGCCTCGCCGGCTCGGGAACGAGTGCGGGCGGCGTTACGATTGGCAACGCCATCGTTCAGCATCCCGAGCTTTTCGCCGCGGCGCTCGACGTCGTGGGCGATACGAATCCGACTCGCGACGAATTTGCCGAAGGCGGCCCCGCCAACATTCCCGAGTTCGGAAGCGTTACCGATCCGGTCGGATTCAAGGCCCTCTACGAGACCGATCCCTACATTCACATACGCGACGGGGTCGCGTATCCGGCGGTTCTCGCCATTACCGGGGCAAACGATCCGCGCGTCGCTCCGTGGATCGTCGCAAAGTTCGCGGCGCGTTTACAAGCGGCGACGTCGAGCGGGAAGCCGGTGTTGTTGCGCGTGGACTACGACGCGGGCCACGGCAACCTCGGGGCGTCTCGCGCGCAAACGCAGTCGCTCATCACCGATGAATACGCGTTCCTGCTCTGGCAACTCAGCTGACCTGTTCGCGAGGCGACTACTTCGGCTTTGCGACGTAGCGAAACTGCCCCGGCGCCCACGCGCAGAGGCTTCCGTCGTTCATAACGAACGATTCAAATCCGTCCACTTCGGGATTGAAATCCGCATTGTGGACCTTCGTCGCGGGCCAATCTACCGAGGGATCTTGACGCGCCGCGGCGCGAGCCTTGCTGTTCGAGAACTGCGGCGACTTTGCCAGCGCATTGAGCGCCAACGCAAGCTCCTTTGCGGCGGGCATTCGACCATCGTTCTCTACGGGTGAACGCTTCTACTTCAGCGATCCTCCGCGGGAACCGTCCGAAACGAAACAAGCGGTGCGGCGCGCCCGTAGTTGGGGTGATGGAAATCGAAATCCAAGCGTTGACGAAACGCTATCGCAGCGTCGTCGCCGTCAGCGATTTCAGCTTGCGACTCGGCCCCGGTATTCTCGGACTGCTCGGTCCCAACGGTGCCGGCAAGTCGACGCTCATGCGCATGCTCGCAACGGTTACGCGTCCGACGAGCGGTACGATTCTGCTCGACGGAATCGACATCGTAAAATCGCCCGACCGGGTGCGTCGCACGCTCGGA
This Candidatus Eremiobacterota bacterium DNA region includes the following protein-coding sequences:
- a CDS encoding prolyl oligopeptidase family serine peptidase, which encodes MNSWAMNLPTRSVLFILTIALVAATAPAPPPPPAVRNVTTVYYGVSVPDPYRYFEDSKDPGLANYFREQSSYTRQILDALPGREALAKRIAQLDNGNESLDTVRIVGSYYFYLKRAAGANTTKLYRRRIAGGPERLVFDPDTFARSPMQHYTFDYYSISPDGRYAAIGTAEGGSENTVLHVVDVRDGRLLSDVIERAVYLDPQWLSDSRSFYYFRTPDLGPNAPQSARDTQGVVRLHVLGRSPDLDPAIFGYGLSAAIPFAPEDAAIVNVSPRTTWAVAAIYHGVQNEIALYAAPASQAINGHAPWRKIVGYEDDVTAFEVVNNTLYLSSHLNASRHRILAVDLRNPSLANAREAVAQSRSVIEALSLAADGIYLQDLDGGISKLRRLAINSDGTPGKITDIALPFAGTISETATDPLRAGATFDMQSWTKSPLWYRVSSTNSVSDTGLRKKSAVDYSGIMAREVFAQSSDGTKVPLSIVMRANTALDGTNRALVDGYGAYGISISPAFSPTRLAWLERGGIFAECHVRGGGEFGEDWHFAAHIATKQRTIDDFIACARYLLDNRYTTSARLAGSGTSAGGVTIGNAIVQHPELFAAALDVVGDTNPTRDEFAEGGPANIPEFGSVTDPVGFKALYETDPYIHIRDGVAYPAVLAITGANDPRVAPWIVAKFAARLQAATSSGKPVLLRVDYDAGHGNLGASRAQTQSLITDEYAFLLWQLS